In Firmicutes bacterium ASF500, a single genomic region encodes these proteins:
- the hutH_5 gene encoding Histidine ammonia-lyase: MNAVILSGQGFTLEELYDVAYRNRPVEIAPEAYVRLAKGREIMSRLSREGKAIYGFNRGVGWNKDQNIDESFFAEQNRKIIRSHCLGTPEYNTDAEVRAMMAIRLNNLLIGASCASDGLANIYRDFLNHGLTPCIPKKGSVGEADITTISHMGLAFIGEGEVSYRGQVVPTKQAMEAEGLQPHVMELKDAHTVILSNCQGEAMAAAMVYEAEELVRISDLIYCLDYEGFNGNIEALGEGVNALRGLPGQIACAARCRKYLEGSYLYEEHPDRALQDPLTFRGGFTITGTVTDALEFVKNILSIQINSPSDNPCILLDQEDLFVNSNFETTTLAVGVEMLSIALGHLSRAVNYRMIKMSMPEFTGLTRFLAPRDGSAHGYSTIQNTYSALDAENRSLINPSSVDFYHMQGGIEDHASNLPLAASKGLQLVDNIRYLVAWRH; this comes from the coding sequence ATGAACGCGGTCATTTTAAGCGGCCAGGGCTTCACACTGGAGGAGCTTTACGACGTTGCCTATCGGAACCGGCCGGTGGAGATTGCCCCCGAGGCCTACGTCCGCCTTGCAAAGGGGAGAGAAATTATGTCCCGGCTGTCCCGGGAAGGGAAGGCCATCTACGGCTTCAACCGGGGCGTGGGCTGGAACAAGGATCAGAACATCGACGAAAGCTTTTTCGCCGAGCAGAACCGGAAAATTATCCGCAGTCACTGCCTTGGTACCCCGGAGTACAACACTGACGCGGAAGTCCGGGCCATGATGGCTATCCGGCTGAACAACCTGCTCATCGGAGCCTCCTGTGCCTCTGACGGGCTGGCCAACATTTACCGGGACTTTCTGAATCACGGCCTTACCCCCTGCATTCCGAAAAAGGGCAGCGTGGGAGAGGCAGATATTACTACCATCTCCCACATGGGGCTGGCCTTCATCGGAGAGGGCGAGGTAAGCTACCGGGGCCAGGTGGTTCCCACGAAGCAGGCCATGGAGGCCGAGGGGCTCCAGCCCCATGTGATGGAGCTGAAGGACGCCCACACTGTCATCCTCTCCAACTGTCAAGGGGAAGCCATGGCCGCGGCTATGGTTTATGAGGCGGAGGAGCTGGTCCGAATTTCCGACCTGATCTACTGCCTGGATTATGAGGGCTTTAACGGCAATATTGAGGCCTTGGGAGAAGGTGTAAACGCCCTGAGAGGACTGCCCGGACAGATCGCCTGCGCCGCCCGGTGCCGGAAATACCTGGAAGGCAGCTACCTCTATGAGGAGCATCCCGACCGGGCGCTCCAGGACCCGCTCACCTTCCGAGGCGGCTTTACCATTACCGGAACGGTGACCGACGCCCTGGAGTTTGTTAAGAACATCCTGTCCATCCAGATCAATTCCCCCTCTGACAACCCCTGTATTTTGCTGGACCAGGAGGATCTGTTCGTCAACTCAAATTTTGAGACCACCACTCTGGCAGTGGGAGTGGAGATGCTGTCCATCGCTCTGGGGCACTTGTCCCGGGCAGTCAACTACCGGATGATCAAGATGAGTATGCCTGAGTTCACTGGCCTGACCCGCTTCCTGGCCCCCCGAGACGGCAGCGCCCACGGCTACTCCACGATTCAAAACACCTACTCTGCCTTGGACGCGGAGAACCGCAGTCTGATCAACCCTTCCTCGGTTGACTTCTACCACATGCAGGGCGGCATCGAGGATCACGCCAGCAATCTGCCTTTGGCCGCCTCTAAAGGACTTCAGCTTGTGGATAATATCCGGTATTTGGTGGCTTGGAGGCACTGA